The following coding sequences are from one Sulfurihydrogenibium sp. window:
- a CDS encoding cation acetate symporter — translation MTKRSLMFYLLSVAVVGFAFAAGGLEGPVQKQAVNPLAITMFIIFVAATLGITYWAAKRTKTAKDFYTAGGGITGFQNGLAIAGDYMSAASFLGIAGLVYTSGYDGLLYSIGFLVGWPIVMFLLSEPLRNLGKYTFADVTSFRLEQRRIRILAAIGSLSVVTFYLIAQMVGAGKLIQLLFGLPYSTAVIVVGSLMIIYVAFGGMLATTWIQIIKAILLLGGASFMAFMVLVHFGFSFENLFQTAVSVHSKGEKIMAPGGLVSDPLNAISLGLALMFGTAGLPHILMRFFTVPNAKEARKSVFFATGFIGYFYILTFIIGFGAIALFVQHPEYFQNAKQIVIDGITKIVDANDPAKNLIGDKKALVGGENMTAIHLAEAVGGPAFMGFISAVAFATILAVVSGLTLAGASTVSHDLYANVFAKEKDEQKEVKVSKIATIIIGIFAIILGIVFEKQNVAFMVGLAFAIAASVNFPILILSIYWRNLTTTGAFWGGLAGLVVALVLIVISPTVWVDVLKNPEPIIKLKNPAIFSMLTTFVLTILISKLDNSQRAKEDREGFEPQYIRTQTGIGAEGAIHH, via the coding sequence ATGACTAAAAGGAGTTTGATGTTTTATCTATTAAGTGTGGCTGTTGTAGGATTTGCCTTTGCAGCCGGCGGATTAGAAGGACCGGTTCAAAAGCAAGCTGTAAACCCACTTGCAATAACGATGTTTATAATCTTTGTTGCTGCAACCCTTGGAATTACATACTGGGCTGCAAAAAGAACAAAAACAGCTAAGGATTTCTACACAGCAGGCGGTGGAATTACAGGATTTCAAAATGGTCTTGCAATAGCCGGTGATTACATGTCTGCTGCATCTTTCCTTGGAATTGCCGGACTTGTTTATACATCCGGATATGATGGATTGCTTTACTCTATTGGTTTCTTAGTTGGTTGGCCTATCGTTATGTTTTTGCTTTCTGAGCCGCTTAGAAATCTTGGAAAGTATACCTTTGCAGACGTAACATCTTTTAGACTTGAACAAAGAAGAATAAGAATTCTTGCTGCAATTGGTTCTCTGTCTGTTGTAACATTCTATCTTATTGCTCAAATGGTTGGTGCTGGTAAGCTTATACAGTTGTTATTTGGTTTACCTTACTCAACGGCTGTTATAGTTGTTGGTTCATTGATGATAATCTACGTTGCGTTTGGTGGAATGCTTGCAACAACTTGGATTCAGATTATAAAAGCTATTTTACTCCTTGGTGGCGCTTCATTTATGGCGTTTATGGTGTTGGTCCATTTTGGATTTAGTTTTGAAAATCTCTTCCAAACAGCAGTGTCGGTTCACTCAAAAGGTGAAAAGATAATGGCTCCGGGTGGTCTTGTTTCTGACCCATTAAACGCTATCTCTCTTGGACTTGCTTTAATGTTTGGAACAGCTGGATTGCCACACATCTTAATGAGATTCTTTACAGTTCCTAACGCGAAAGAGGCAAGAAAATCAGTATTCTTTGCAACAGGCTTTATTGGATACTTCTACATCTTAACGTTCATCATTGGATTTGGTGCTATTGCTTTATTCGTTCAACATCCAGAATACTTCCAAAATGCTAAACAAATCGTTATTGATGGAATTACTAAAATAGTTGATGCTAACGATCCTGCTAAAAACTTAATCGGTGATAAAAAGGCTCTTGTTGGCGGAGAAAATATGACAGCTATTCACTTAGCCGAAGCTGTTGGTGGACCTGCGTTTATGGGATTTATCTCTGCGGTTGCTTTTGCTACAATCCTTGCAGTAGTATCCGGTTTAACACTTGCAGGAGCTTCTACTGTATCCCACGACCTTTATGCTAACGTTTTTGCAAAAGAAAAAGATGAACAAAAAGAAGTTAAAGTTTCCAAAATAGCTACAATTATCATTGGTATCTTTGCAATCATCCTTGGAATTGTTTTTGAAAAACAAAACGTTGCGTTTATGGTTGGTTTAGCTTTTGCAATTGCCGCATCTGTTAACTTCCCAATTCTTATCTTATCTATTTATTGGAGAAATTTAACAACAACAGGTGCATTCTGGGGCGGACTTGCAGGCTTAGTTGTAGCTCTTGTCTTAATCGTTATCTCTCCAACAGTTTGGGTTGACGTACTTAAAAATCCAGAGCCAATCATAAAACTCAAAAACCCGGCTATCTTCTCAATGCTAACTACTTTTGTATTAACAATACTTATCTCTAAACTTGATAACAGCCAAAGAGCAAAAGAAGACAGAGAAGGATTTGAGCCGCAATATATTAGAACCCAAACAGGTATAGGTGCAGAAGGTGCTATACATCATTAA
- the acs gene encoding acetate--CoA ligase, whose translation MEKADLLLKVDEKYYPPKEIVENAWVKDYESLYKKSIENREAFYEEIANELEWFQKWDKVLEWNYPYAKWFINAKTNITYNCIDRHVKNGKRNKVAFISVDEEGNERKVTYGELLDLVSRLANGLKSLGIKKGDRVSIYMPNTVEAAIAMLACARIGAIHSVVFAGFSEGALKIRIDDAKAKAVITATYTKRRGKKIPLFPTVKEAIRDLDFVEKIILWDRDNELSDEYEEYNVVDFYKLIKNSSKDCPPEIQDAEDPLFILYTSGTTGKPKGVLHTTGGYMVNTYMTSKYVFDLKENDIYWCTADVGWITGHSYIVYGPLANGVTSIMMEGVPVYPHPGIWWEYVEKYGVNVFYTAPTAIRMLMRFGDEIPAKYDLSTLKVLGSVGEPINPEAWLWYYKNIGRGKAVIVDTWWQTETGAHMITTVPSYPAKPGKAGKPMFGIEVAVVDKQGNPMPPNQVGHLVIKNPWPSMLRTCWGEPERYEKYWNEIPGYYSAGDLAAIDEEGYVMVVGRADDVLSVAGHRIGTAEVESAIVENNAVAEAAVIGKPNEIKGESIKAFVILKEGYEPSEELKERIKDTVRDVLGPIAVPDEIEFVDKLPKTRSGKIMRRLLKARELGLEIGDTSTLEE comes from the coding sequence ATGGAAAAGGCAGATTTACTTTTGAAGGTTGATGAAAAATACTATCCTCCAAAGGAGATAGTAGAAAATGCCTGGGTTAAAGATTATGAATCTCTTTACAAGAAGTCTATTGAGAATAGAGAGGCTTTCTATGAAGAGATTGCTAACGAATTAGAATGGTTTCAAAAGTGGGACAAAGTTTTAGAATGGAACTATCCTTATGCAAAATGGTTTATAAATGCTAAAACAAACATCACTTATAACTGTATAGACAGACATGTAAAAAATGGCAAAAGAAATAAGGTGGCTTTTATCTCGGTAGATGAGGAAGGAAATGAGAGAAAGGTGACTTACGGTGAGCTTTTAGATTTAGTTAGCAGGCTTGCAAATGGTTTAAAATCTCTTGGAATTAAAAAGGGTGATAGGGTTTCTATCTACATGCCTAACACTGTTGAAGCTGCAATAGCAATGCTTGCTTGTGCAAGAATCGGGGCTATACATAGCGTAGTTTTTGCAGGATTTAGCGAAGGAGCTTTAAAAATCAGAATAGATGATGCTAAGGCTAAGGCTGTAATTACTGCAACTTATACAAAAAGAAGAGGTAAAAAAATACCATTATTCCCAACAGTAAAAGAAGCAATTAGAGATTTAGATTTTGTAGAAAAAATAATACTTTGGGATAGAGATAACGAGCTTTCTGACGAGTACGAAGAGTATAACGTAGTAGATTTTTACAAGCTTATCAAAAATTCATCTAAAGATTGTCCGCCGGAGATTCAAGACGCAGAAGACCCATTATTCATACTTTATACATCAGGAACAACAGGAAAGCCAAAAGGCGTTCTTCATACTACCGGCGGATACATGGTTAATACGTACATGACTTCAAAATATGTTTTTGACTTAAAAGAGAATGATATTTATTGGTGTACAGCAGACGTAGGTTGGATTACTGGTCATAGTTATATTGTTTATGGACCTTTGGCTAACGGTGTTACTTCAATCATGATGGAAGGTGTGCCAGTATATCCACATCCGGGTATTTGGTGGGAGTATGTAGAAAAGTACGGCGTTAACGTGTTCTACACAGCACCAACTGCCATAAGAATGTTAATGAGATTTGGAGATGAAATACCGGCTAAGTATGATTTATCAACATTAAAGGTTTTAGGTTCTGTTGGTGAGCCAATCAACCCAGAGGCATGGCTATGGTACTACAAAAATATAGGAAGAGGAAAAGCAGTAATCGTTGATACATGGTGGCAAACTGAAACAGGAGCTCATATGATTACAACAGTCCCAAGCTATCCTGCAAAACCGGGTAAAGCTGGTAAACCAATGTTTGGAATTGAAGTTGCAGTAGTAGATAAACAAGGAAATCCAATGCCACCAAACCAAGTTGGTCATTTGGTAATCAAAAACCCATGGCCTTCTATGCTTAGAACTTGCTGGGGAGAGCCAGAAAGATATGAAAAATACTGGAATGAAATCCCTGGCTACTATTCAGCCGGAGACTTAGCCGCAATAGACGAGGAAGGTTATGTGATGGTTGTTGGTAGAGCTGATGATGTTTTAAGCGTAGCAGGACACAGAATCGGTACTGCAGAAGTTGAATCAGCTATTGTAGAAAACAATGCAGTAGCAGAAGCAGCAGTAATTGGAAAGCCTAACGAAATCAAAGGTGAATCTATTAAAGCGTTTGTAATCTTAAAAGAAGGATATGAGCCTTCAGAAGAGTTAAAAGAAAGAATCAAGGATACTGTAAGAGATGTTCTTGGACCAATAGCTGTTCCGGACGAGATTGAGTTTGTTGATAAATTGCCAAAAACAAGAAGCGGAAAAATAATGAGAAGATTGTTAAAAGCAAGAGAACTTGGCTTAGAAATTGGCGATACTTCAACATTAGAAGAATAA
- a CDS encoding PaaI family thioesterase, which translates to MKEVKLPFLEHIGAVIEDLDQEKAVLSIDIKDYHLQHLGYVHGGVISSLADNTGWYAVISNLPENKTSVTIEIKINYLKPAKEGKLKAIGRVLKLGKSVAFATVQLYSNDDLVAYATGTYAILTMQQVEKL; encoded by the coding sequence ATGAAAGAAGTTAAACTTCCTTTTTTAGAACATATAGGGGCTGTTATTGAAGATTTAGACCAAGAAAAAGCAGTATTAAGCATAGATATTAAAGATTATCACTTACAACATCTTGGATACGTTCATGGTGGAGTTATATCCAGTTTAGCAGATAACACAGGATGGTATGCAGTAATTTCAAATTTACCGGAGAATAAAACTTCTGTAACAATTGAGATAAAAATTAACTATCTAAAACCGGCAAAGGAAGGAAAATTAAAAGCGATAGGAAGAGTCTTAAAATTAGGTAAAAGTGTAGCCTTTGCAACGGTGCAGCTGTATTCAAACGATGACCTTGTAGCATATGCAACAGGAACCTATGCTATATTAACGATGCAGCAAGTTGAAAAACTTTGA
- a CDS encoding outer membrane beta-barrel protein, whose amino-acid sequence MKKLAVLSGAIFSVAVANAGQITVANSDIKIDGALTTGYFTSNNTGPSNSNHDSFKVSNFILGLSSDAKDGGIGFNVGFGTVLLPTVYDGGLVDNKAIINKSFGPIYAVLSYKPISSLTLDAGLLTTNIGYELATSFTNPNITYGAVWSAQPFIYPGARITYAVGDIKFYAEASKDKGYSDGNTSLPTSGAYAVGSLGTLYGVNYAISYYDYTAYKNLVDIVLSKSINDNLDVGINFDYQWLDSTAKVSGNDSKGYGVAGYVVPKFGNLSLPVRIEYVNDGSKGKESGIYNSVSKAWTIAATPTFRPTKNTYIRAEVSYVNSDEKIFKDSSGNSKDTKVSAAELGFLF is encoded by the coding sequence ATGAAAAAATTAGCAGTACTATCAGGAGCAATCTTCAGCGTTGCAGTTGCAAATGCTGGACAGATCACTGTAGCAAACAGTGATATTAAAATTGATGGAGCATTGACAACAGGCTATTTTACATCAAACAACACTGGTCCAAGCAATAGCAATCATGACAGCTTTAAAGTGTCTAACTTTATTCTTGGGCTTAGCTCTGATGCAAAGGATGGAGGAATTGGCTTTAATGTAGGATTTGGAACAGTATTACTTCCAACAGTTTATGACGGTGGATTGGTTGATAATAAAGCTATCATAAACAAAAGCTTTGGACCTATCTATGCAGTATTAAGCTATAAACCAATTAGCAGTCTAACACTTGATGCAGGACTACTTACAACAAACATTGGATACGAACTTGCAACGTCATTTACAAATCCAAACATCACATACGGAGCTGTATGGTCTGCACAGCCATTTATTTATCCTGGTGCAAGAATCACTTATGCAGTAGGAGATATTAAATTCTACGCAGAAGCAAGCAAAGATAAAGGATATTCAGATGGAAACACTTCACTTCCAACTTCTGGAGCTTATGCGGTAGGTTCTCTCGGTACGCTTTATGGTGTTAATTATGCAATATCTTATTATGATTACACAGCATACAAAAACTTGGTAGATATTGTCCTTTCAAAATCTATTAATGATAATTTAGACGTAGGAATTAACTTTGACTATCAATGGTTAGATAGTACAGCAAAAGTTTCTGGAAATGATAGTAAAGGCTACGGTGTAGCTGGCTATGTTGTTCCAAAATTTGGTAATTTATCTTTACCTGTTAGAATTGAATATGTGAATGATGGTTCTAAGGGAAAAGAAAGTGGTATTTATAATAGTGTATCTAAAGCCTGGACTATTGCAGCAACTCCAACATTTAGACCAACAAAAAACACATACATTAGAGCTGAAGTTTCTTATGTAAACTCAGATGAGAAAATATTTAAAGATAGCTCTGGAAATTCAAAAGATACAAAAGTATCTGCTGCTGAGTTAGGATTTTTGTTCTAA
- a CDS encoding putative nucleotidyltransferase substrate binding domain-containing protein — MSIVDIELYLKQIYPFELLTNQELSEIVNNLVIEYYNKGQKIEDVDNYLYVVLKGVVVEKDSLGNEVGYFGQGSFFDISRVINGSENIFEAFEESILYKIDKKIILKLINENERFGEYFKKSTKEKLSSIASENPYFFLKVKEVELQQPVIVSKDTTIYDAVKEMTEKGAYSVIVDFGNGEYGIITDSDIRKKVILQNISTFENVEKIATKGLITINADSFLFDAIFLMIKHNIKRVVVEENGKIIGILNEIDLLSLYSNQPQFLALRVERAKSIKDLKILSDSIARTVKILHKEGIRTRHIMKIVSEINTRIFKKAFLLTAPAELLNHSSLIVMGSEGRKEQILKTDQDNGLILEDGYQNPNLEAISQNFIEALKELGYPECKGNVMITNPYWRKSISEFKNSVIDYANHITPENMLNLAILIDAKYIIGREDLCNELIDFMFSKISDNKTFLSYFALPTIQFKTPLTFFGTFETEKGEHKGELDIKKGGIFPIVHGIRSLAVENKIRETNTFERIKRLSEVGIFNREFASELIEALEFFLTLRLRERLRKMEMGKQPDDYININLLSNFEKDLLKDAFKIVNKFKDLIINHFKLNYIS; from the coding sequence ATGAGCATCGTTGATATAGAGCTTTATCTAAAACAAATCTATCCATTTGAGCTTTTAACCAATCAAGAACTGTCAGAGATTGTAAATAACTTAGTCATTGAATATTACAATAAAGGTCAAAAAATAGAAGATGTTGATAATTATCTTTATGTTGTTTTAAAAGGCGTAGTCGTTGAAAAAGATAGTCTTGGCAATGAGGTAGGTTACTTTGGTCAAGGAAGTTTTTTTGATATCAGCAGAGTGATTAACGGGTCTGAAAACATTTTCGAAGCCTTTGAAGAGAGTATTTTATACAAAATAGATAAAAAGATAATCCTAAAACTTATTAATGAAAATGAAAGATTTGGAGAGTACTTTAAAAAATCTACAAAAGAAAAGCTTTCTTCAATAGCTTCAGAAAATCCGTACTTCTTTTTGAAAGTAAAAGAGGTAGAACTCCAACAGCCGGTTATAGTATCAAAAGATACAACCATCTATGACGCAGTCAAAGAAATGACAGAAAAAGGAGCCTATTCGGTCATAGTTGATTTTGGAAATGGTGAGTATGGAATCATTACAGACTCAGATATAAGAAAAAAAGTTATACTTCAAAATATAAGCACTTTTGAAAACGTTGAAAAAATAGCTACAAAAGGACTCATTACAATAAATGCAGATTCATTTTTATTTGATGCAATATTTTTGATGATTAAGCATAATATTAAAAGAGTTGTTGTCGAAGAAAACGGCAAGATCATAGGCATTTTAAACGAAATTGACTTACTGTCTTTATACTCTAACCAGCCACAGTTTTTAGCTTTGAGAGTTGAAAGAGCAAAATCAATCAAAGATTTGAAAATCCTTTCAGATTCCATTGCAAGAACTGTAAAGATTCTTCACAAAGAAGGAATAAGAACAAGACACATTATGAAAATCGTTTCGGAGATAAACACAAGGATATTTAAAAAGGCATTTTTACTTACAGCACCGGCAGAGCTTTTAAACCATTCAAGCCTCATTGTTATGGGAAGCGAAGGAAGAAAAGAGCAGATTTTAAAGACAGACCAAGACAACGGTTTAATCCTTGAAGATGGCTATCAAAATCCAAATTTAGAAGCTATTTCACAAAACTTTATAGAAGCACTAAAAGAGCTTGGCTATCCAGAGTGTAAAGGAAATGTAATGATTACAAATCCATATTGGAGAAAATCTATAAGTGAGTTTAAAAACTCTGTTATTGATTATGCAAATCATATCACACCGGAAAATATGCTAAACTTGGCCATTCTTATAGATGCTAAATATATCATCGGAAGAGAAGACCTTTGCAATGAGCTTATAGACTTTATGTTTTCAAAAATTTCAGACAATAAAACGTTTTTATCATATTTTGCACTTCCTACCATTCAGTTTAAAACACCACTGACATTTTTTGGCACTTTTGAAACAGAAAAGGGTGAACATAAAGGAGAATTAGACATAAAAAAAGGTGGTATCTTCCCAATCGTTCATGGCATAAGGTCGTTAGCAGTTGAAAACAAAATAAGAGAGACTAATACATTTGAAAGAATAAAAAGACTGTCAGAAGTAGGTATTTTTAACAGAGAGTTTGCATCAGAGCTTATAGAAGCATTAGAATTTTTCCTTACTTTAAGACTTAGAGAGAGACTGAGAAAGATGGAGATGGGCAAACAACCAGATGATTATATCAACATTAACTTACTTTCAAACTTTGAGAAAGACCTTCTAAAAGACGCCTTTAAAATCGTAAATAAATTTAAAGATTTAATCATCAATCATTTTAAACTAAACTATATATCGTGA
- a CDS encoding DUF485 domain-containing protein has protein sequence MNKGLIEKIKNDPDFQKLVKERTRIMIILTLVELVVYFGFILLVAFNKEFLAQKLGEGATTIGIPIGIGVIVISFLLTGIYVYIANKDFDELTEKIKQKYAREV, from the coding sequence ATGAACAAAGGATTGATTGAAAAAATCAAAAATGACCCAGATTTTCAAAAGCTTGTAAAGGAAAGAACAAGGATAATGATTATCCTAACATTGGTTGAGCTTGTAGTTTACTTTGGTTTTATATTGTTGGTTGCATTTAACAAAGAGTTTTTAGCTCAAAAACTTGGAGAAGGTGCAACAACTATCGGCATTCCAATAGGAATTGGTGTAATCGTAATCTCATTTCTTTTAACAGGAATCTATGTTTATATAGCTAACAAAGATTTTGATGAATTAACAGAAAAAATAAAGCAAAAGTATGCAAGGGAGGTGTAA
- a CDS encoding 3'-5' exonuclease produces the protein MNSILERLSFYYKKKRLKNPKYSFLFEEPPENEYVAFDTETTGLNPKVDDILSIAAVKIKDNKILLNERFNVIVKPDREINEDAIKIHGLRKKDLESGIPIEEAVDRFVHFIVSRPLVGYYLEFDVAMINKYFKKLSGTTLPNKQIEVSALYYDYKIGLIPQGFVDLRFDSILKDLDIPTFGKHDALNDAIMTALIFLKLKNK, from the coding sequence GTGAATAGCATATTAGAAAGATTAAGCTTTTATTATAAGAAAAAACGATTAAAAAATCCAAAATACAGCTTTCTGTTTGAAGAACCACCGGAAAATGAGTATGTAGCTTTTGATACAGAAACTACAGGTTTAAATCCAAAAGTTGATGATATTTTGTCAATCGCAGCAGTAAAGATAAAGGATAATAAAATACTTTTAAATGAAAGGTTTAACGTAATTGTTAAACCAGATAGAGAAATTAACGAAGACGCTATAAAAATTCACGGACTTAGAAAAAAAGACCTTGAATCCGGTATACCAATAGAAGAAGCAGTTGATAGATTTGTACATTTTATAGTAAGCAGACCACTTGTAGGTTATTACTTAGAGTTTGACGTTGCAATGATAAACAAATATTTTAAAAAACTCTCCGGAACAACATTGCCAAACAAACAGATAGAAGTATCGGCACTTTATTATGATTACAAAATCGGATTAATTCCACAGGGATTTGTTGATTTAAGATTTGATTCTATCCTCAAAGATTTAGACATACCTACCTTTGGAAAACATGATGCTTTAAATGATGCCATCATGACAGCACTGATTTTTTTAAAGTTAAAAAATAAATAA
- a CDS encoding OprD family outer membrane porin, with product MKKTLLVAALLSATVSQSMAANDLESAFKESKVMGQFRAFYIDRDYDVANSKGDRSAFAIGGKFGFETAAVNGLKFGIMAYTTNGINANRESWRNNPPYNGNPHMDPSLFGKDRKSVTYIGQLYLDYKYQNTAVKIGRQEINTPMAGMDDARMLPNLFEGALITNKDIPKTTIIAGHFWNMAYGTFANAYSACSYLGLQSGYGCGGYTALNQGLAKYDTGNFLNMGKQAIGKANAGVSVIAAIYEGLPNLKLQAWDYYAWDMLNILYLQGDYTLKLSDVKTTLSAQYINETNVGNNIKNVFGKEVGANLFGAKVNFNIPMPVVENFNLYAAYSQTGKDEGKLLNGGLITPWGGTPGFVQGTVTRLSYVADTSAWKVGTSFDIIKGLNLHLAYSYFNVGSKAVYSNRTHDASETNWDLTWKCRLIKNLELKARGIYTWNFVPGQNFTEYRLIANYNF from the coding sequence ATGAAAAAAACACTTTTAGTAGCAGCGTTGTTATCAGCTACAGTAAGCCAATCTATGGCAGCTAATGACCTTGAATCTGCATTCAAAGAATCAAAGGTCATGGGGCAGTTTAGAGCTTTCTACATTGACAGAGATTATGATGTTGCAAACAGTAAAGGTGATAGGTCAGCCTTTGCAATTGGTGGAAAGTTTGGCTTTGAGACTGCAGCAGTAAATGGCTTAAAATTTGGAATCATGGCTTACACTACAAACGGAATCAACGCAAATCGTGAAAGTTGGCGAAATAATCCACCGTATAACGGAAACCCTCATATGGACCCTTCTTTATTTGGGAAAGATAGAAAAAGCGTCACTTATATCGGTCAGTTGTATTTAGATTACAAATATCAAAACACGGCTGTTAAGATTGGAAGACAAGAGATTAACACTCCAATGGCTGGCATGGACGATGCAAGAATGCTTCCAAACCTTTTTGAAGGTGCATTAATCACAAATAAAGATATACCAAAAACAACCATTATAGCAGGACACTTTTGGAATATGGCATACGGAACATTTGCAAACGCTTACTCTGCTTGCTCTTATTTGGGTTTACAATCAGGTTATGGTTGTGGTGGATATACTGCATTAAATCAGGGCTTAGCTAAATATGACACAGGAAATTTCTTAAACATGGGTAAACAAGCTATTGGAAAAGCAAACGCTGGTGTTTCTGTGATTGCTGCAATCTATGAAGGACTACCAAACTTAAAGCTTCAAGCTTGGGATTACTACGCATGGGATATGCTTAACATTTTATACTTACAAGGTGATTATACGTTAAAACTATCTGATGTAAAAACTACATTGTCAGCTCAGTATATTAACGAAACAAACGTTGGAAACAACATTAAAAATGTATTTGGAAAAGAAGTAGGGGCAAATTTATTCGGTGCTAAGGTAAACTTTAATATTCCAATGCCTGTAGTTGAAAACTTTAATCTTTATGCTGCATACTCTCAAACCGGAAAAGATGAAGGAAAGCTTTTAAACGGTGGATTAATCACTCCATGGGGCGGAACACCGGGATTTGTACAAGGTACTGTTACAAGACTTAGTTATGTAGCTGATACATCTGCATGGAAAGTTGGAACATCTTTTGACATAATCAAAGGATTAAACTTACACCTTGCATACTCATATTTTAATGTAGGAAGTAAAGCTGTGTATTCCAACAGAACCCACGATGCTTCAGAAACAAACTGGGACTTAACATGGAAATGTAGATTAATTAAAAACCTTGAGTTAAAGGCAAGAGGAATTTACACATGGAACTTTGTACCGGGTCAAAACTTTACAGAATACAGACTTATTGCAAACTATAATTTCTAA
- a CDS encoding iron-sulfur cluster assembly accessory protein: MSVQTVNFIVTEAAAREIKRIADENQIENPILRVRVVPGGCSGFQYAMGFDDEIAENDKVVETENGVKIAIDEFSAPYINGAVLDYVMDFMGGGFTIKNPNAVGSCGCGNSFSCG, translated from the coding sequence ATGTCAGTACAAACAGTAAATTTTATTGTAACAGAAGCGGCTGCTAGAGAAATAAAAAGAATAGCAGACGAAAATCAAATTGAAAACCCAATTTTAAGGGTTAGGGTAGTTCCTGGCGGATGTTCTGGATTCCAGTACGCTATGGGATTTGATGATGAAATTGCAGAAAATGACAAAGTAGTTGAAACTGAAAATGGCGTAAAAATCGCTATCGATGAATTCTCAGCTCCTTATATTAACGGAGCAGTTTTAGATTACGTTATGGACTTTATGGGTGGTGGATTTACAATTAAAAATCCAAATGCAGTAGGCTCTTGTGGTTGCGGAAACTCATTCTCTTGCGGTTAA